The Streptomyces sp. B3I8 nucleotide sequence GATCTGTGGGCGCGCTCCCGCGCCGCCGACGGCTGGGAGCTCTGCAAGCGGGCGCACGGAGCCGACGTGGAGGCGTTCGAACGCGTCGTCCTCGCCCCCCACGTCGGGGTATGGCTCGCCCGGTGCCTGCGCGCCCTCACCGGTTCCGGACCGGCCTCGGGGCTGACCGTCGACCTCGCCCGGCTCGGATCGTTCGCCGCCGCTGCCGCGTTACGCGCCGGACTGCGTCCCGAGGTCACGTTGTCCACACCGGACGGCCTGCTCTGGCTGCCGACGCTGGGTGTGGCCGAACTGCCCGAAGGCACGGACCGTGTCCGGCTCGACGGCCGGCACCTGCACCTGGCGGGACGGACCGTCGCACTGGAGGAGGGCCACGACCGGTGGCAGGACGCGGAGCCCGCGCGGTGGCTGCCCCGACATCGCGTCACGGTCTTCCCCCAGGGCGGGCGGCCAGTGCTGTCGGTGGCGGTCGAGGACGCCGATCCCTACCGGCTGCGGGCCCACGGCCACCCCGTGCAGACGCGGCAGACCCCCTCCCAACTGGCCCGCTGGGAGACGATGTTGGGGGAGGGATGGCGGCTGCTGGCCGACCTGCTGCCCGAGCGCGCCGCCGCCTGCGCCGAGCTGTGCACCGCCCTGGTGCCCCTGCTCCCGGACCCCGCCGGACGCGGACGCAGCTCGTCCTCGCGCGAGGCGTACGGTGCGGTGGCGACCGCTCCCCAGAATGATCCCGCACGCCTGGCGGAGACCCTGCTCCACGAGACCGCGCACGTCGCCTTCGCGGCCCTCACCGATCTGGTCGACCTGGCGGACCCGCGCGACGCGTCGCGTCACCGCGTCGGCTGGCGCCCGGACCCCCGCCCCGTCGGCGCGGTCCTCACCGGCACGCACGCGCATCTCGCACTGCTCCAGTTCTGGGCCCGCCGGAGCCGCGACGTGGACGGCGCGGCCGCCCGGACCGCCGCGGCGCGGTTCGACCACTACGGCCGTCACGTCACCGCCGCCCTCCGGCACCTGGACGGCCACCGGGCGCTGACGCCGCTCGGGACCCTCTTCGTCGACCACATGGTCGCCGAGGCCGAGCACCACGGCCAACGGGTACGCCGCTCCGGGGGAGGGGGTCACCCGGTCGGCGGACCGAAAGAGCAGTCCTCGCCGTCCTCCCTTCGTGTGATGTCGGGTGATTCCGCGCGTCCGTGGGGTAACGAGGGCCGTTCACCGCGCGGGTACGCGGCGGGGGCCGGCGAAGCAGCCGCCGTCACGGGCGGGGACCCATCAGCCATTCAGACGAGGAGGGGGGCATGGACGGAGCAGCCGAGGGCGGTATGGCACCGCGAAAATGGGGCGGACGCGCCATATTGTGCGTGATTGTCACTGCCGTCTCTATCGCCCGTAACGGAACATTCGGTCGATCCTGGGCGCGGGACGGCAACGAGGCCGGTGCCGCCTCCATGTCGTGGCACGCCCGGAGGCCGCCCATGCCCTGGGAACGTGTCATGCAACTGGAGTCACGGTGAGCCACTTCTACCTGAGCCATGTCCGCAGGGTCGACGAGGAGTGGGTCGCGGCATTCTTCCGTGATCTGAGCGTGGCGGTGGGGGCGCGTATCGGGCGACCTCCCGAAACGCTGGGCTCGCGCGGCGATCCGTACACCCTTGACGTGCCTCTCGATTCCCTGAGCCGGTCGACCGTCCTCGTCGCGCTCCTTTCACCGCGTTACTTCAGCCAGTCGTACTGCGTTGCCGAGTGGAACTACTTCCAGCAGCGTCTCGACGTCCACTGGTCCCGCACCGGTCGCCGCGCGGACGCCGTCATCCCGGTCGTCTGGGAACCCGACCCGGACCACCCCCCGGCGGTCACGTCCCCGATCTCCCCCCTGCACGT carries:
- a CDS encoding HEXXH motif domain-containing protein, whose product is MTSFGTLRMTAADFAAVAAGRPTGQALTVLREGQISRRLLMLKSVADMARRTVPDLWARSRAADGWELCKRAHGADVEAFERVVLAPHVGVWLARCLRALTGSGPASGLTVDLARLGSFAAAAALRAGLRPEVTLSTPDGLLWLPTLGVAELPEGTDRVRLDGRHLHLAGRTVALEEGHDRWQDAEPARWLPRHRVTVFPQGGRPVLSVAVEDADPYRLRAHGHPVQTRQTPSQLARWETMLGEGWRLLADLLPERAAACAELCTALVPLLPDPAGRGRSSSSREAYGAVATAPQNDPARLAETLLHETAHVAFAALTDLVDLADPRDASRHRVGWRPDPRPVGAVLTGTHAHLALLQFWARRSRDVDGAAARTAAARFDHYGRHVTAALRHLDGHRALTPLGTLFVDHMVAEAEHHGQRVRRSGGGGHPVGGPKEQSSPSSLRVMSGDSARPWGNEGRSPRGYAAGAGEAAAVTGGDPSAIQTRRGAWTEQPRAVWHRENGADAPYCA